The following coding sequences lie in one Spirosoma sp. KUDC1026 genomic window:
- a CDS encoding transglutaminase domain-containing protein, whose amino-acid sequence MQLNVGCELSFDAQESTPIVLMLRPRSGAGQWIIREAYQITPSVTVTEFTDLYGNLCQRVVAPEGPFSIHFSASVQTSDVIDVAPGAPYTPVEELPDDVLHYTLPSRYCESDKLGELATEITKNAEPGYDQAEAIRKWIHDNVKYQYGTSDASTSAADTADKRIGVCRDFTHLGISLCRALNIPARMVVGYLYQLDPMDLHAWFEAYVDGRWFTFDATQSEPRGNRVTVAYGRDAADVAFTTQFGAMTLNDMKVWVDADTSDTDSQNNSESAPTVSSSVGSTNQNG is encoded by the coding sequence ATGCAACTCAACGTAGGCTGCGAACTGTCGTTTGACGCCCAGGAATCAACACCAATTGTCTTAATGCTGCGCCCACGCTCCGGGGCGGGTCAGTGGATTATCCGCGAAGCGTATCAAATTACCCCGTCTGTTACGGTAACTGAGTTTACTGATCTGTACGGAAATCTGTGCCAGCGAGTTGTTGCGCCAGAAGGACCATTTTCTATTCATTTCTCGGCCAGTGTTCAGACGTCCGACGTGATCGACGTAGCACCCGGTGCCCCCTATACGCCCGTTGAGGAACTGCCCGATGACGTACTTCACTATACCTTGCCCAGCCGCTACTGCGAATCGGATAAACTCGGCGAACTGGCAACGGAAATTACAAAGAATGCTGAACCGGGCTACGATCAGGCCGAGGCAATCCGTAAATGGATACATGACAACGTAAAATACCAGTATGGTACCAGTGATGCCAGCACCTCTGCGGCTGATACGGCCGATAAACGAATCGGCGTATGCCGGGACTTTACGCATCTGGGGATTTCGCTTTGCCGGGCGTTAAATATTCCGGCTCGAATGGTCGTTGGTTATCTATATCAGCTCGACCCGATGGATTTACATGCCTGGTTTGAGGCTTATGTTGATGGACGATGGTTTACCTTTGATGCAACGCAGAGCGAACCCCGTGGCAATCGGGTAACGGTAGCCTACGGACGAGATGCCGCCGACGTGGCTTTTACGACACAATTTGGGGCTATGACCCTGAATGATATGAAAGTTTGGGTAGACGCCGATACGTCAGATACAGATAGTCAAAATAATTCAGAATCAGCACCAACCGTTTCATCATCGGTGGGGTCTACTAATCAAAACGGCTAA